From a region of the Tenggerimyces flavus genome:
- a CDS encoding Fic/DOC family protein — protein MTIDPYTDPATGTLVNLLGISSPEVLASVEADLSKAAIADLATSELRGGYDLDHLRAFHREIFGDLYPWAGELRTVSIAKTDTFCLPQHIESYSAQVFDALAKEDHLRDLDRDAFVDRLTFYFAEVNAIHPFREGNGRTQRAFFSQLSRHASWPIDWSTLSPARNSEASVASLRGDSRPLRSLLDNLVRDFPQRT, from the coding sequence GTGACCATCGATCCCTACACCGACCCGGCGACCGGAACGCTCGTCAACCTGCTCGGCATCAGCTCGCCCGAGGTGCTCGCGTCGGTCGAGGCTGACCTCAGCAAGGCCGCGATTGCTGATCTCGCGACAAGTGAGCTTCGGGGCGGCTATGACCTGGATCATCTTCGCGCCTTCCACCGCGAGATCTTCGGCGACCTCTACCCGTGGGCCGGCGAGCTCCGAACCGTGTCCATCGCGAAGACCGACACGTTCTGCCTGCCGCAGCACATCGAGTCGTACTCCGCGCAGGTCTTCGATGCTCTCGCCAAGGAAGACCACCTGCGCGACCTGGATCGCGACGCCTTCGTTGATCGCCTGACCTTCTACTTCGCCGAGGTCAACGCGATTCATCCGTTCAGGGAAGGAAACGGCCGCACGCAGCGGGCATTCTTCAGCCAACTGTCACGGCACGCCAGCTGGCCGATCGACTGGTCAACCCTCAGCCCTGCCCGCAACTCCGAGGCTTCGGTCGCATCGCTACGCGGTGACAGCCGCCCTCTGCGCTCGTTGCTGGACAACCTCGTCCGGGACTTCCCGCAGAGAACTTAG
- a CDS encoding antitoxin VbhA family protein, with protein MRIETLSVREAREQLPSVLDRFRHGDRRPVGVGSHRKTEAVVVPVEVFDELVAERSQAVEEAAASLRAEGQAASPAADAIMDRWARGEIGTATMRAQIRELHGIR; from the coding sequence ATGCGCATCGAAACCCTGTCGGTTCGCGAGGCCCGCGAACAGCTGCCGAGCGTGCTCGACCGCTTCCGCCACGGCGACCGCCGTCCCGTCGGCGTGGGATCACACCGCAAGACCGAGGCGGTCGTGGTGCCGGTCGAGGTTTTCGACGAGCTCGTTGCCGAACGGTCACAGGCCGTTGAGGAAGCTGCCGCCTCCCTGCGCGCCGAAGGTCAGGCCGCGAGCCCCGCCGCCGACGCGATCATGGACCGCTGGGCGAGAGGTGAGATCGGGACCGCCACGATGCGTGCCCAGATCCGGGAGCTGCACGGCATCCGGTGA
- a CDS encoding CoA-acylating methylmalonate-semialdehyde dehydrogenase: MTSRITHWIGGKSWDGPAASRTGEVFDPATGAVTGLVDFATQAEVDEAVAAARSAFADWRNVSLARRSSIMFAFRELLRSRAGDLAAIVTAEHGKVLSDAAGEVQRALENVEFACGIPALLKGGYSENASTKVDVYSIEQPVGVVGVISPFNFPAMVPLWFVPNAIACGNTVVLKPSEKDPSASLFIASLFAEAGLPDGVLNVVHGDKVAVDRVLSHPEVKAVSFVGSTPIARYVYETGTRHGKRVQALGGAKNHMVVLPDADLELAADAAVSAGFGSAGERCMAISVVVAVDPVGDALVDKIRSRMASLKVGDGRRAGCEMGPLVTAAHRDRVASYLDAGVSSGASLAVDGRAHPVDGAPGGFWLGPSLLDAVLPSMSAYTDEIFGPVLSVVRASSYSSAVALVNGNPYGNGTAIFTSDGGAARQFQNEIEVGMVGVNVPIPVPVASYSFGGWKDSLFGDTHAYGPHGIHFYTRTKVVTSRWPDPSHGGVSLGFPQNT, translated from the coding sequence ATGACCTCGCGGATCACGCACTGGATCGGCGGAAAGTCCTGGGACGGTCCGGCTGCGTCGCGTACAGGCGAGGTGTTCGACCCGGCGACGGGTGCCGTGACCGGGCTGGTCGATTTCGCGACGCAAGCCGAGGTTGACGAGGCGGTGGCCGCTGCCCGTTCTGCCTTTGCTGACTGGCGAAACGTGTCGCTGGCGCGCCGGTCGTCGATCATGTTCGCGTTCCGCGAACTGCTGCGCTCGCGCGCCGGCGACCTGGCGGCGATCGTGACCGCGGAGCACGGCAAGGTGCTGTCGGACGCCGCCGGCGAAGTCCAACGGGCGTTGGAGAACGTCGAGTTCGCGTGTGGGATCCCTGCGTTGCTGAAGGGTGGCTACAGCGAGAACGCGTCGACGAAGGTCGACGTGTACTCGATCGAGCAGCCCGTCGGCGTGGTGGGAGTGATCTCACCGTTCAACTTTCCGGCGATGGTGCCGCTGTGGTTCGTGCCGAACGCGATCGCGTGCGGCAACACCGTGGTGCTGAAACCGTCGGAGAAAGACCCGTCCGCGTCGCTGTTCATCGCGTCCCTGTTCGCCGAAGCGGGCTTGCCCGACGGCGTGCTGAACGTCGTACACGGCGACAAGGTGGCGGTGGACCGGGTCCTGTCGCATCCGGAGGTGAAGGCGGTGTCGTTCGTGGGGTCGACACCGATCGCCCGGTATGTGTACGAGACCGGGACGCGGCACGGGAAGCGAGTGCAGGCGCTCGGCGGCGCGAAGAACCACATGGTGGTGCTGCCGGACGCCGATCTCGAACTGGCAGCCGATGCGGCGGTGTCGGCGGGGTTCGGGTCGGCCGGTGAACGGTGTATGGCGATCTCGGTCGTCGTCGCGGTCGACCCGGTCGGCGATGCGTTGGTGGACAAGATCCGGTCGCGGATGGCGTCGCTGAAGGTGGGCGACGGGCGGCGTGCGGGCTGCGAGATGGGGCCGCTGGTGACGGCGGCCCACCGCGACCGGGTGGCCTCGTACCTCGACGCTGGCGTGTCGTCGGGGGCGTCTCTGGCGGTCGACGGCCGTGCGCACCCGGTGGACGGCGCGCCTGGCGGCTTCTGGCTCGGGCCGTCGCTGCTCGATGCTGTTTTGCCGTCGATGTCTGCTTATACGGACGAGATCTTCGGCCCGGTGCTCTCGGTGGTGCGTGCGTCGTCGTACTCCTCGGCCGTTGCGTTGGTGAACGGCAATCCGTACGGCAACGGGACCGCGATCTTCACCTCGGACGGAGGGGCGGCGCGGCAGTTCCAGAACGAGATCGAGGTCGGCATGGTCGGCGTGAACGTGCCGATCCCGGTGCCGGTCGCGTCGTACTCGTTCGGCGGCTGGAAGGACTCCCTCTTCGGCGACACCCACGCCTACGGCCCGCACGGCATCCACTTCTACACCCGCACCAAAGTCGTCACCAGCCGCTGGCCCGACCCCTCCCACGGCGGCGTGAGCTTGGGCTTCCCGCAGAACACCTAA
- a CDS encoding aspartate aminotransferase family protein, translated as MSHEELLARHRAVLPNWVALYYDAPIEIVSASGRRVTDGDGRTYLDFFAGILTNALGYDVAEVADAIRSQLSTGVMHTSTLYLIRKQVELAERIASLSGIPNAKVFLTNSGTEANEAALMMATQLRRSNEVLALRNSYHGRAFATVGITGNRSWSASSLSPVKVSYVHGGYRYRSPFRSLSDADYIAACVDDLRNIIETTTAGEVACMIAEPIQGVGGFATPPDGFFGAMKTVLDEYGVLFISDEVQTGWGRTGEHYWGIQAHDVVPDAMTFAKGLGNGLAIGGLVGKPELVDAFTANSISTFGGNPIASSGALAVLDFIRDHDLQAQAAKLGSVLFDGLRSVADQYSVVGEVRGKGLMIGVELVQPGTREASARAASLVLEATKQRGLLIGKGGLYGNVLRLAPPMTLTEEETDEALGTLRESIAAAHEELSR; from the coding sequence ATGTCGCACGAGGAGCTGCTGGCCCGCCATCGAGCCGTCCTCCCGAACTGGGTCGCCCTCTACTACGACGCGCCGATCGAGATCGTCTCGGCGTCCGGCCGGCGCGTGACGGACGGCGATGGTCGTACGTACCTCGACTTCTTCGCCGGCATCCTCACCAACGCGCTCGGGTACGACGTCGCGGAGGTCGCCGACGCGATCCGCTCGCAGCTGTCGACTGGCGTCATGCACACCTCGACGCTCTACCTGATCCGCAAGCAGGTCGAGCTGGCCGAGCGCATCGCGTCGCTGTCCGGGATCCCGAACGCCAAGGTCTTCCTGACGAACTCCGGCACCGAGGCGAACGAGGCCGCGCTGATGATGGCGACGCAGCTGCGGCGTTCGAACGAGGTGCTGGCGCTGCGGAACTCCTACCACGGAAGGGCGTTCGCGACCGTCGGCATCACCGGCAACCGGAGCTGGTCGGCGTCGTCGCTGTCGCCGGTGAAGGTGTCGTACGTGCACGGCGGCTACCGCTACCGGTCGCCGTTCCGTTCGCTGTCGGACGCCGACTACATCGCCGCCTGCGTTGACGATCTGCGCAACATCATCGAGACCACGACGGCCGGCGAGGTCGCGTGCATGATCGCCGAGCCGATCCAGGGTGTCGGCGGGTTCGCCACGCCGCCGGACGGCTTCTTCGGCGCGATGAAGACCGTGCTGGACGAGTACGGGGTCTTGTTCATCTCCGACGAGGTGCAGACCGGTTGGGGTCGCACGGGCGAGCACTACTGGGGCATTCAGGCGCACGACGTGGTCCCGGACGCGATGACGTTCGCCAAGGGGTTGGGGAACGGGCTCGCGATCGGCGGGCTCGTCGGGAAGCCGGAGCTGGTCGACGCGTTCACGGCGAACTCCATCTCGACGTTCGGCGGCAACCCGATCGCGTCGTCCGGAGCACTGGCCGTGCTCGACTTCATCCGCGACCACGACCTGCAGGCTCAGGCGGCCAAGCTGGGTTCGGTGTTGTTCGACGGACTGCGCTCTGTGGCGGACCAGTACTCGGTCGTCGGCGAGGTGCGCGGCAAGGGGCTGATGATCGGCGTCGAGCTCGTCCAGCCCGGTACGCGCGAGGCTTCGGCTCGCGCGGCGTCCCTGGTGCTCGAGGCGACGAAGCAACGTGGGCTGTTGATCGGGAAGGGCGGGCTGTACGGGAACGTGCTGCGGCTCGCGCCGCCGATGACGCTCACCGAGGAGGAGACAGACGAGGCGCTCGGCACCCTGCGCGAATCGATCGCTGCGGCCCATGAGGAGCTGTCGCGATGA
- a CDS encoding PucR family transcriptional regulator: protein MYPTVAEVLALPVLRRARPRLVAGQAGLEHRVRWVHSAEVADIAHLLRGGELVLTTGIALPEDEQGLATYVRELAGVGASGLVIELVRRWNEDVPTALRDAADLHGLPLVVLANETRFVAVTEAVVGLIMDAQVAELRAAELVHETFTALTVAGAEPAEVLREVARTSGLPVVLETLAHDVLAYDAAGEEPAELLADWATRSARVSVSDRTGYDEKAGWLVTVVGARGADWGRLVLLSPDPPTHRQVVVAERAASALAVHRLVARDRESLERQTHRSLLTELLGSDPVPPDVSARSAALGVRLDGRQLVGIAVRHRALTSSAPALATQEVLRDLAEATASAARRVQLAALVGVVDDTSVRALVSLAPQQDVDAALKRLAREVHHVAAAAPSSVPVVVAAGTTVRGVGAARRSLAEAAHVVSAALRSPGTRLIHRLDDVRLRGLLHLLREDERVSAFADRELGPLLERDAGQGSRLVELLRHLCEHGGNKSAAAATAHLSRTAYYQQLGRIEQVLGVSLDDPESVLSLYVALLIRESVS, encoded by the coding sequence ATGTACCCGACCGTGGCCGAGGTCCTCGCCCTCCCCGTGCTGCGCCGCGCCCGGCCGCGACTGGTGGCCGGTCAGGCCGGCCTCGAACACCGGGTCCGCTGGGTGCACTCCGCCGAGGTCGCGGACATCGCCCATCTGCTGCGCGGCGGCGAGCTGGTCCTCACCACCGGCATCGCGCTGCCCGAGGACGAGCAGGGCCTCGCGACGTACGTGCGCGAGCTCGCCGGCGTCGGTGCCTCCGGCCTGGTGATCGAGCTGGTCCGGCGGTGGAACGAGGACGTCCCGACCGCCCTCCGCGACGCCGCTGACCTGCACGGACTGCCGCTGGTGGTGCTCGCGAACGAGACCCGCTTCGTCGCCGTGACCGAGGCGGTCGTCGGCCTGATCATGGACGCCCAGGTCGCGGAGCTCCGGGCCGCCGAGCTCGTGCACGAGACGTTCACCGCACTCACCGTGGCGGGCGCGGAGCCGGCCGAGGTGCTGCGCGAGGTGGCCCGTACGTCCGGACTCCCGGTCGTACTCGAGACGCTTGCCCACGACGTACTCGCCTACGACGCGGCGGGGGAGGAGCCGGCGGAGCTGCTGGCCGACTGGGCGACCCGTTCGGCGCGCGTCTCGGTCTCTGATCGGACCGGGTACGACGAGAAGGCCGGCTGGCTGGTGACCGTGGTCGGAGCGCGCGGCGCGGACTGGGGACGGCTCGTCCTGCTCTCGCCTGACCCGCCCACGCACCGGCAGGTCGTGGTCGCAGAGCGCGCCGCCTCCGCGCTGGCCGTACACCGGCTGGTTGCGCGCGACCGGGAGAGCCTGGAACGGCAGACCCACCGGTCGCTGCTCACCGAGCTGCTCGGTTCGGACCCGGTGCCGCCCGACGTGTCCGCGCGCTCGGCAGCGCTGGGCGTCCGCCTGGACGGGCGGCAGCTGGTCGGCATCGCCGTACGGCATCGCGCGCTGACCTCGTCCGCGCCGGCGCTCGCGACCCAGGAGGTGCTGCGGGACCTCGCGGAGGCGACAGCGAGCGCAGCGCGGAGGGTGCAGCTCGCGGCGCTCGTCGGCGTCGTGGACGACACGAGCGTGCGAGCGTTGGTCTCGCTGGCGCCGCAGCAGGACGTCGACGCGGCGCTGAAGCGGCTTGCCCGCGAGGTGCACCACGTGGCCGCTGCGGCGCCCTCGTCGGTGCCGGTCGTGGTGGCGGCGGGCACGACCGTACGCGGCGTGGGCGCGGCTCGCCGTTCGCTCGCCGAGGCCGCGCACGTGGTGTCGGCCGCGCTGCGGTCGCCGGGGACGCGGCTGATCCACCGGCTCGACGACGTGCGCCTGCGCGGGCTGCTCCACCTGCTGCGCGAGGACGAACGGGTCAGCGCGTTCGCCGACCGCGAGCTCGGGCCGCTGCTCGAGCGGGACGCGGGCCAGGGCAGCCGGCTGGTCGAGCTGCTGCGGCACCTGTGCGAGCACGGCGGCAACAAGTCCGCCGCCGCGGCGACCGCGCACCTGTCGCGGACGGCGTACTACCAGCAGCTCGGCCGGATCGAGCAGGTCCTGGGCGTCTCACTGGACGACCCCGAGTCCGTGCTGTCGCTGTACGTGGCGTTGCTCATACGGGAGTCCGTGAGCTGA
- a CDS encoding cupin domain-containing protein, whose translation MKLRKILVVLAAAPALVGVPAAVSATPGSGVTGVILAQGESDEGIVIRGRGTTDVVVREITIQPGGSTGWHYHDGQLIAVVKQGTLTRTMDDCSTEVTPAGESFVEPRGRNHVHIGRNLGTEPVILMVTYVLPDGKPLSQDAPKPPNCTSS comes from the coding sequence ATGAAGCTTCGCAAGATTCTCGTCGTGCTCGCCGCAGCCCCCGCGCTCGTCGGCGTCCCGGCCGCCGTCTCCGCCACGCCCGGCAGCGGCGTGACCGGCGTGATCCTCGCCCAGGGCGAGTCCGACGAAGGCATCGTGATCCGCGGCCGCGGCACCACCGACGTCGTCGTCCGCGAGATCACCATCCAGCCTGGCGGTTCGACCGGTTGGCACTACCACGACGGTCAGCTGATCGCGGTCGTCAAGCAGGGCACGTTGACCCGGACCATGGACGACTGCTCGACTGAGGTCACGCCCGCCGGCGAGTCGTTCGTCGAGCCGCGCGGCCGGAACCACGTCCACATCGGCCGCAACCTCGGCACCGAGCCGGTGATCCTGATGGTGACGTACGTGTTGCCGGACGGTAAGCCGCTTTCGCAAGACGCGCCCAAGCCGCCTAATTGCACTAGTTCTTGA